A single Methanospirillum lacunae DNA region contains:
- the mtnA gene encoding S-methyl-5-thioribose-1-phosphate isomerase, which yields MQPSDTPLRPVTFHPEIPAIRYIVQTRLPEEYRVDSIATVNSLVDAIKCLDIRGAPALGVAGAYGVALATLTSTTSDPEIFQQEVSAAADLLRSTRPTAVNLFYGINRVLTVVKQEKTITSARDRAVSEAENVADEDSRTCHAIGEHGRKVLPLSCRILTHCNAGALACSEWGTALGVIRSAVQAGTLVQVYACETRPLLQGARLTAWELAQDGIDVTVITDSMAASLMRKGMIDLVVVGADRITGDAVFNKIGTYMHAICAHAHEIPFYVAAPFSTFDEESVEADIIVEERSRDEIAYFGGRRTIPDTVNVYNPAFDATPVSLVTGIITEHGIFTLPDDLAEIRAIRKRSLQQDHDISL from the coding sequence ATGCAGCCCTCTGATACCCCACTAAGACCCGTAACCTTTCACCCGGAGATTCCTGCGATCAGGTACATAGTACAGACACGACTTCCAGAAGAATACCGCGTGGATTCTATAGCAACAGTCAACAGTCTGGTTGATGCTATAAAATGTCTCGACATCAGGGGAGCACCAGCGCTCGGAGTAGCTGGAGCATATGGGGTCGCCCTCGCAACACTGACCAGCACAACATCTGATCCAGAAATTTTTCAACAGGAAGTTTCAGCTGCAGCAGATTTGCTCAGGTCCACCCGACCTACAGCAGTTAACCTGTTTTACGGGATTAATCGCGTCCTCACTGTTGTAAAGCAGGAAAAGACAATAACATCAGCCCGGGATCGGGCAGTCAGTGAAGCTGAAAACGTAGCTGATGAAGACAGCAGAACCTGTCATGCGATTGGAGAACATGGACGAAAAGTTCTTCCTCTTTCATGCAGGATTCTCACCCACTGTAATGCAGGAGCATTAGCATGCAGTGAATGGGGCACTGCACTCGGCGTCATCAGGTCAGCGGTACAGGCCGGTACATTAGTTCAGGTATATGCCTGCGAGACCAGACCACTTCTTCAGGGTGCCAGACTGACAGCCTGGGAACTTGCACAGGATGGGATCGATGTCACAGTTATCACCGATTCAATGGCTGCATCACTCATGAGAAAAGGGATGATTGATCTCGTGGTTGTGGGAGCTGATCGAATTACGGGTGATGCTGTCTTTAACAAGATCGGAACCTACATGCATGCCATCTGTGCACATGCCCATGAGATACCGTTCTATGTTGCGGCTCCATTTTCAACCTTTGATGAGGAGTCTGTTGAAGCAGACATCATTGTAGAAGAACGATCCCGAGATGAAATCGCATACTTTGGAGGGAGAAGAACGATACCAGATACAGTAAATGTATACAACCCGGCATTTGATGCAACACCAGTATCACTGGTAACGGGGATCATCACAGAACATGGTATATTCACTCTGCCTGATGATCTAGCCGAGATCAGAGCAATCAGAAAGAGGAGCTTACAACAGGATCATGACATCAGTCTTTGA
- a CDS encoding geranylgeranylglycerol-phosphate geranylgeranyltransferase: MKPAAFIRIIRPLNAVMAGFAGVLAFVIATGTLLPSVLIIFFMVLLITAAGNVINDYHDAAIDAINRPDRPIPSGEISQKTALVYAILLFLIGNAIGIAFAPLPLIIIAVVNSVLLWGYASHLKVMPLLGNLAVSYLSASIFLFGGALEGWEGVIANLPVAGASFGVILSRELIKDAEDMQGDRVHGARTLPILYGLKSTVLVAVASATLGVIISLFLYFRWGNYYLIGIIPVDIVILYGAFRAFWCRTSEEIKESRSSLFIKVGMFASLLIFLLSAVLFR; the protein is encoded by the coding sequence ATGAAACCTGCAGCTTTTATCAGGATCATCAGGCCACTCAATGCTGTTATGGCCGGATTTGCTGGCGTTCTCGCCTTTGTCATTGCTACCGGCACGCTGCTACCATCAGTTTTGATCATTTTTTTTATGGTTCTCCTGATAACAGCGGCGGGAAATGTGATTAATGACTATCATGATGCGGCAATTGATGCGATTAACAGGCCGGATAGACCGATTCCCTCTGGTGAGATCAGCCAGAAGACAGCGCTTGTGTATGCGATACTGCTCTTTCTCATTGGGAATGCCATTGGCATCGCATTTGCTCCTCTACCCCTGATCATTATCGCGGTTGTAAATTCTGTATTACTCTGGGGATATGCGTCCCACCTCAAGGTTATGCCTCTACTTGGAAACCTTGCAGTCTCATACCTCTCGGCTAGTATCTTTCTCTTTGGAGGGGCCCTTGAAGGATGGGAAGGTGTGATTGCAAACCTCCCGGTTGCAGGTGCCAGTTTTGGTGTTATCCTGAGTCGTGAACTTATCAAAGATGCAGAAGATATGCAGGGCGATAGAGTTCACGGAGCACGAACACTGCCAATCTTATACGGACTTAAAAGCACTGTTCTGGTGGCAGTCGCATCTGCCACGCTCGGGGTTATCATATCGCTTTTCCTCTATTTCAGGTGGGGAAATTATTACCTGATCGGAATAATTCCTGTAGATATTGTAATCCTTTATGGAGCATTTCGTGCGTTCTGGTGCAGAACATCTGAAGAAATAAAAGAGTCACGTAGTTCATTGTTCATCAAAGTCGGGATGTTTGCCTCGCTGTTGATATTTCTGCTCTCAGCAGTGCTCTTTCGATAA
- a CDS encoding ferredoxin domain-containing protein codes for MDPEEEAVRTIANLMAASVRTAPKGKGTDTIETKVLYGQDLVDLAREMENVGTRIGFQFFMRDAKNIAVASACVLIGCHGEQHLGLNCGGCGFDTCKEMAEAFGKRKDGSLYKGPVCAIRMADLGIAVGSAVKTAQIHNADNRVFFSAGVAALSLGLLPGCTTAYAIPLSITGKNIFFDR; via the coding sequence ATGGATCCTGAAGAGGAGGCAGTGCGGACCATCGCTAACCTGATGGCCGCAAGCGTCCGTACTGCACCGAAAGGGAAAGGTACTGACACCATCGAGACAAAGGTTCTGTACGGGCAAGATCTTGTGGACCTTGCACGGGAGATGGAGAATGTTGGAACCAGAATTGGATTTCAATTCTTTATGCGTGATGCAAAAAATATCGCCGTTGCATCAGCATGTGTGCTCATCGGGTGTCACGGCGAACAACACCTGGGATTAAACTGCGGTGGGTGTGGGTTTGATACCTGTAAAGAGATGGCAGAAGCATTTGGAAAGAGAAAAGATGGTTCTCTTTATAAGGGCCCAGTCTGTGCCATACGGATGGCAGATCTTGGGATTGCCGTAGGTTCAGCAGTTAAAACTGCCCAGATTCATAACGCTGATAACCGCGTCTTTTTTTCGGCAGGAGTGGCAGCACTATCTCTTGGTCTTCTTCCCGGATGTACAACTGCATATGCGATCCCACTCTCGATAACTGGGAAGAATATTTTCTTTGATCGGTAA
- a CDS encoding small multi-drug export protein → MKPLGCTLSGGLVFFSPVINRVLRLTIPFLLGIGMILFYYSIYDYNTFLQLTSLAFLYFIPPAGKESLIPAAIAMGLPWLTICATLTFIDIISCLFMLWNFEILVLIPFIGPKLIQFMRRGNDVLAKHAWLERLYLVGLALFVFLPLQGTGAVSGTVLGKMAGMPPLEIFCAISIGSALHSLVIGLSAYALNKYLGLNLWYLVVFILAIIVVISVGSYFWYRNVETTCSQE, encoded by the coding sequence ATGAAACCACTGGGATGTACCCTCTCCGGTGGGCTGGTTTTCTTTTCACCGGTAATCAATCGGGTGTTACGGCTCACAATTCCATTCCTCCTGGGAATCGGGATGATTCTGTTCTATTACTCGATATATGATTATAACACATTTCTACAACTAACCAGCCTGGCTTTTCTATATTTTATACCCCCTGCCGGGAAAGAAAGCCTGATTCCTGCTGCCATTGCAATGGGCCTCCCCTGGCTTACCATATGCGCCACACTTACATTCATTGATATTATTTCATGCCTATTTATGCTCTGGAATTTTGAGATCCTTGTATTAATTCCGTTCATTGGCCCCAAACTGATACAGTTCATGCGGAGGGGCAATGATGTTTTAGCAAAACATGCATGGCTTGAACGACTGTATCTTGTCGGTCTTGCACTGTTTGTCTTTCTTCCTCTCCAGGGGACCGGGGCTGTTTCAGGAACCGTGCTTGGGAAGATGGCAGGGATGCCTCCGCTTGAGATCTTTTGTGCAATCAGTATCGGTTCAGCCCTTCACAGTTTGGTCATCGGGTTATCAGCATATGCCCTGAATAAGTATCTTGGTCTCAATCTCTGGTACCTGGTGGTTTTTATCCTTGCGATTATTGTTGTAATATCGGTGGGCTCATATTTCTGGTATCGAAATGTTGAGACAACATGTTCTCAAGAATAA
- a CDS encoding hydantoinase/oxoprolinase family protein, translating into MFTGIDIGGTNTDIALVDGEIRTIKVPNSKGLEFALNAAGKDGRLAISTSQPLNAMVTGNIGRIRTITIPGPGLVYGGAVKGAVGPRGNILEPVDTEEVERLLKGCRAEGIAIAGKFSVRNPIQEEIVRDIARMFFDDEQIATSAPLGGLNFPARITTTRINAGIKAKVAALSKKIRISHPDSLFVTSDGGLCGHDRAIENPSLLYHSSPATVAIGAGYLSQKKNCLVVDIGGTTTDLVPIKEGKPMLETLFVQGKRTLVQAVSAETVPLGGDSCIRDDLMQFRSGNARAFGGTEPTLTDALNVLGADIGDTSRSCCLDQIKAKDAYTKYLETLGAIIHKMDPVMIVGAGFLAPYMIPDLANEARVKFFVPDHAVSANAVGAAVSRISIKIHAHADSQRGVLTLNGIDHPLPPGISDEELLIHTGELVRTMGKSEGAPQKDLDELVTSQYSAYNVVRGGRIQARITDFVIGIAPGITSEAL; encoded by the coding sequence ATGTTCACCGGAATTGACATTGGCGGGACAAATACTGATATTGCACTGGTTGATGGCGAAATCCGGACAATAAAAGTCCCAAATTCAAAAGGTCTTGAATTCGCTCTCAACGCCGCTGGAAAAGACGGGAGACTTGCAATAAGTACATCCCAACCGCTGAACGCGATGGTTACAGGCAATATCGGAAGAATCAGGACCATAACCATCCCTGGTCCGGGACTCGTGTACGGGGGCGCAGTGAAAGGTGCGGTTGGCCCACGTGGCAATATATTAGAACCAGTTGATACAGAAGAGGTCGAAAGACTTCTCAAGGGGTGTCGCGCAGAAGGGATTGCGATTGCAGGTAAATTTTCGGTTAGAAATCCTATTCAGGAAGAGATTGTCAGGGATATTGCAAGAATGTTCTTTGATGATGAACAGATCGCAACAAGTGCTCCCCTCGGCGGTCTCAATTTCCCTGCCCGTATCACAACCACCAGGATCAATGCCGGAATAAAAGCCAAAGTCGCTGCACTCTCAAAAAAAATCAGGATTTCGCATCCAGACTCACTATTTGTAACATCAGACGGTGGGCTCTGCGGTCATGACCGGGCTATTGAAAATCCTTCCCTTCTTTATCATTCAAGTCCTGCAACAGTAGCCATCGGGGCGGGTTATCTTTCTCAAAAGAAGAACTGCCTGGTAGTTGATATTGGAGGGACTACTACTGATCTTGTTCCCATAAAAGAGGGAAAACCAATGCTGGAGACACTATTTGTACAGGGAAAGAGGACCCTTGTTCAGGCAGTGTCAGCAGAGACAGTTCCATTAGGAGGAGATTCGTGCATCAGAGATGATCTGATGCAGTTCAGATCCGGCAATGCCAGAGCATTCGGCGGTACTGAACCAACTCTGACAGATGCCCTCAATGTACTCGGTGCTGATATCGGTGACACATCGCGTTCATGTTGTCTGGATCAAATAAAAGCAAAAGATGCATACACCAAATATCTTGAGACTCTTGGAGCCATTATTCACAAAATGGACCCCGTAATGATCGTGGGTGCCGGGTTTCTTGCCCCCTATATGATACCAGATCTTGCAAATGAAGCACGAGTTAAATTTTTTGTACCCGACCATGCCGTATCAGCTAACGCTGTCGGTGCAGCAGTGTCACGAATCAGTATAAAAATCCATGCTCACGCAGACTCCCAACGCGGTGTCCTTACCTTAAACGGAATTGATCATCCGCTTCCACCCGGCATCAGCGACGAGGAACTTCTTATCCATACCGGTGAACTGGTCAGGACCATGGGGAAAAGTGAAGGAGCACCCCAAAAAGACCTGGATGAACTGGTAACCAGTCAGTATTCGGCATATAATGTGGTACGGGGAGGAAGAATACAGGCAAGAATAACCGATTTTGTGATTGGAATAGCACCCGGTATTACTTCAGAGGCACTATGA
- a CDS encoding hydrogenase maturation nickel metallochaperone HypA/HybF, translating into MHEYGIAYDIVETARRAAIEHHARAVTKVCVDVGEISMINPDQVEFLFNTLIEDEPLFAGAKMVCSVIPPETHCECGYVGNEIYICPKCGALPSIEKGREIVVTNIEIEAEGE; encoded by the coding sequence ATGCATGAATACGGGATAGCTTATGATATTGTTGAGACTGCACGGCGTGCGGCTATCGAGCACCATGCCAGGGCGGTCACGAAAGTCTGCGTGGATGTCGGTGAGATCTCGATGATCAACCCTGATCAGGTTGAGTTTCTCTTCAATACCCTCATTGAAGATGAACCACTCTTTGCCGGTGCCAAGATGGTCTGTTCGGTAATACCGCCTGAAACGCATTGTGAGTGCGGGTATGTGGGCAATGAGATCTATATCTGCCCAAAGTGTGGTGCACTTCCATCTATTGAGAAGGGGAGGGAGATCGTGGTTACTAATATTGAGATAGAGGCTGAAGGGGAATGA
- a CDS encoding DedA family protein, which yields MLTETLSQLLTGDITNAADTAGPAFYLILFLVILLENGVPPMIWLPGDSLLFLTGMLAAGGFLDISYLFIVYTLAGFFGYELSYRLGYHVGLPFVTRHFSRVVTEKDLKRSGEFYCKWGNTAITIGRFIPILRTVIPFLAGISRMKPNHFTAYNILGAFLWPPLVCGFGYLCAIVPWLAAYRSIIFAGVSILFFLSILGSFALIFYSWIQSRVHRN from the coding sequence ATGCTAACCGAAACTCTGTCCCAGCTTTTGACAGGTGATATCACCAATGCTGCTGACACTGCCGGTCCTGCATTTTACCTTATCCTGTTCCTGGTAATTCTGCTTGAGAACGGTGTACCCCCCATGATATGGCTTCCCGGAGATTCTCTGCTCTTTCTCACAGGAATGCTAGCTGCAGGAGGGTTTTTAGATATATCATACCTCTTCATCGTGTATACTCTCGCAGGATTCTTTGGATATGAACTCAGTTACCGGCTCGGATACCACGTTGGTCTGCCTTTTGTTACCAGACATTTCTCACGAGTTGTCACTGAGAAGGATCTGAAGCGCAGTGGTGAATTTTACTGCAAATGGGGAAACACGGCTATCACCATCGGACGTTTCATCCCAATCCTCAGGACAGTCATTCCGTTTCTTGCCGGAATCAGCAGGATGAAACCCAACCATTTTACCGCATATAATATTCTCGGTGCATTTCTCTGGCCGCCACTGGTATGCGGGTTTGGATATCTCTGTGCTATCGTTCCCTGGCTCGCTGCATACCGAAGCATCATATTTGCCGGAGTCTCAATACTCTTTTTTTTAAGCATTCTTGGATCATTTGCCCTAATTTTCTATTCCTGGATCCAGTCCCGCGTCCACAGAAATTAG
- a CDS encoding DUF116 domain-containing protein, whose translation MTSVFDLYPHLITLIGEVTVLFILGCLICGLILLFLTVYAIRTGNLLFPRFMRAGLIFLEGMMRGLFKLVGVEDQEFLRIMVTLQNTLNRKAFMVIPIPERAVFIPQCLRSGACPAHLHEEGLNCRSCGLCQIGVAKPLLEKMGYKFFIVPGSSFIKRMVKRYKPKAIIGIGCLIEIKEGTEMAGQLNLISMGIVTTRDGCVETAVNWDEVYQIALLGVSRADVPQELEKYSS comes from the coding sequence ATGACATCAGTCTTTGATCTCTACCCTCATCTGATTACGTTAATAGGCGAGGTAACCGTCCTCTTTATCCTTGGTTGTCTGATTTGTGGATTAATCCTTCTCTTTTTAACAGTTTACGCAATACGAACAGGAAACCTTCTCTTCCCGAGATTCATGCGAGCGGGCCTTATATTCCTCGAAGGCATGATGCGAGGCCTCTTTAAACTTGTTGGTGTTGAGGACCAGGAGTTTCTGCGTATCATGGTAACTCTGCAGAACACACTGAACAGAAAGGCATTCATGGTAATCCCTATTCCTGAGCGTGCCGTTTTTATTCCACAATGTCTCCGCTCTGGAGCGTGTCCTGCTCATTTACACGAAGAGGGGCTCAACTGTCGTTCGTGTGGATTATGTCAGATCGGTGTTGCAAAACCCCTTCTTGAAAAAATGGGATACAAGTTCTTCATTGTGCCTGGTTCTTCATTTATCAAGAGAATGGTGAAACGATACAAACCCAAAGCAATCATCGGTATTGGGTGCCTGATAGAAATCAAAGAAGGAACCGAGATGGCAGGACAACTTAACCTTATTTCTATGGGAATTGTTACCACCCGCGATGGATGTGTTGAAACTGCTGTCAATTGGGATGAGGTATACCAGATTGCTCTTCTTGGTGTCAGTCGTGCAGACGTACCGCAGGAGCTTGAAAAATATTCCTCTTAA
- a CDS encoding tRNA (guanine(10)-N(2))-dimethyltransferase: MELELIEEGKTTLWVPIHDSTATFPPGSAPIFYNPRMALNRDATVIVAACTEPRTYLDAMGASGIRGCRVGYETGTTVTINDRDPDATTLIKKNIDHLGIDASATCRDANALMSEEPFDFVDLDPFGTPAPFIDAGIRSSVRMIGITATDTAPLCGAHLKAGIRRYMARPMNTDYHAEVGLRILLGYAARMTARYDRGIIPQFCFAHEHFVRLHLKLARGTQAADQTLAQMGYIYQCTGCPYRTEGSGFFPEPKVCPHCGKQLNTIGPLWTGAIQDPEFLSVMNERLPGSGISSPDELGKILTCCMQEPVISFSYDYHKLAKAYRVSPGPIAGVLESLQNMGYSASRVHYSGYCIKTNAPLETLRDCLTAQ, encoded by the coding sequence ATGGAACTGGAATTGATAGAAGAAGGGAAAACCACCCTGTGGGTTCCCATACATGATAGTACTGCAACGTTTCCTCCAGGCAGCGCTCCTATCTTCTACAATCCGAGAATGGCACTGAATCGTGACGCTACTGTGATCGTTGCAGCCTGCACAGAGCCAAGAACATATCTTGATGCAATGGGAGCTAGTGGTATCAGAGGTTGCCGGGTAGGGTATGAAACAGGGACCACAGTGACGATAAATGACCGCGACCCTGATGCAACAACTCTCATTAAAAAAAATATCGATCATCTGGGTATTGACGCCAGTGCCACCTGCCGGGATGCCAATGCGCTTATGTCAGAAGAGCCATTCGATTTTGTCGATCTTGATCCTTTCGGAACACCGGCACCATTCATTGATGCCGGTATCAGAAGTTCGGTACGGATGATAGGCATTACTGCAACAGATACAGCTCCTCTCTGTGGAGCACATCTCAAGGCAGGAATCAGGAGATACATGGCACGACCCATGAATACCGACTACCATGCAGAGGTCGGTTTGCGGATTCTACTTGGATATGCTGCACGGATGACAGCTAGATATGACCGCGGGATAATACCACAGTTCTGTTTTGCCCACGAGCACTTTGTCAGGCTTCACCTCAAACTTGCCCGTGGCACCCAGGCAGCAGATCAAACCCTGGCACAGATGGGATATATATACCAATGTACGGGATGCCCGTACCGGACCGAAGGATCTGGTTTTTTTCCCGAACCTAAAGTCTGCCCCCATTGTGGCAAACAATTAAACACTATCGGGCCGCTCTGGACCGGAGCAATTCAGGATCCTGAATTTTTATCGGTTATGAATGAACGTCTACCAGGCAGTGGGATTTCTTCACCAGATGAACTCGGAAAAATCCTGACCTGTTGCATGCAGGAACCCGTGATTTCGTTCTCGTACGATTACCACAAACTTGCAAAAGCATACAGGGTATCTCCAGGCCCTATCGCCGGAGTCCTTGAATCATTACAAAATATGGGATATTCTGCCTCAAGAGTTCATTACTCAGGATATTGCATTAAGACCAATGCCCCTCTTGAAACACTTCGTGACTGTCTTACCGCTCAATGA
- a CDS encoding GHMP kinase: protein MTILKIRGGDLDLVEYEFNSFKAGENLDTAGLQGSYELNIRDEPVSVRAPGRIHLTVLDMNRFAPGHPGGGGIGFAIQVYAHATARAIPSGYEITYSRPAIIEHFLILFSRVVGYTGGFAVEARDHEYKHVGLGSTSTILTTIASAVNKVLGEPLTLDQLRTLIGHNYVEETEGGLVAFGFETGVGPAVSTYGGMAVMGDDLALVYRHEFAADKHVHIVIPPSSISSAGEEEFALLMNKARTLDYRDREQKAYCTLMDFIPALGCSDLQRMGDVMWEIEFRGSKRAEVEHHSFELYHYMNRLRKAGLEFVGMSSVGPSIAIITALSADEIKHILKPMDLTIAISTLVDNHGLVFQ from the coding sequence ATGACAATATTGAAAATTCGTGGAGGAGATCTCGATCTTGTCGAGTATGAGTTCAACTCATTCAAGGCTGGTGAGAACCTGGATACTGCCGGGCTTCAGGGATCATATGAACTGAATATCAGAGATGAGCCAGTCAGCGTCAGAGCACCCGGGCGAATACATCTCACGGTTCTTGATATGAACCGGTTTGCACCAGGTCATCCGGGAGGAGGTGGAATTGGGTTTGCAATACAGGTGTATGCCCATGCAACTGCCAGGGCAATCCCTTCCGGGTACGAGATTACCTATAGCAGACCTGCCATCATCGAGCACTTTCTCATATTATTCTCCCGGGTTGTCGGATACACCGGCGGGTTTGCTGTGGAGGCTCGTGATCATGAGTACAAGCATGTAGGGCTTGGCTCCACCAGTACCATTTTGACAACCATCGCATCTGCAGTGAACAAAGTACTAGGAGAACCTCTGACGCTCGATCAATTGAGGACTCTGATCGGTCATAACTATGTGGAAGAGACTGAGGGAGGACTTGTGGCATTCGGTTTTGAGACCGGTGTAGGTCCTGCTGTCAGCACCTATGGTGGAATGGCTGTTATGGGAGATGACCTGGCCCTGGTTTATCGCCATGAGTTTGCTGCAGATAAACATGTGCATATTGTCATTCCTCCAAGTTCTATCTCTTCGGCTGGAGAGGAAGAGTTTGCTCTCCTTATGAACAAGGCACGAACCCTTGATTACCGGGACAGGGAACAGAAGGCATACTGCACATTAATGGACTTTATCCCAGCACTGGGATGCAGCGATCTCCAGCGGATGGGTGACGTGATGTGGGAGATCGAGTTCAGGGGATCGAAGCGTGCTGAGGTTGAGCACCACTCGTTTGAACTCTATCACTACATGAATCGACTCAGGAAAGCAGGTCTTGAATTTGTCGGGATGAGTTCTGTCGGACCGTCAATTGCTATCATTACTGCATTGTCTGCGGATGAAATCAAACACATCCTCAAGCCCATGGATCTAACTATTGCTATCAGTACTCTGGTTGATAACCACGGGCTTGTTTTTCAGTGA
- the hypE gene encoding hydrogenase expression/formation protein HypE: MKVTLMHGAGGEVMGEVIDIVSKITNKNAGGIGLESLDDGAVIPIGNSQVVFTTDSHIVRPLFFPGGDIGRISVCGTINDIAMMGGKPIAISCGLVLEEGFEFEDINRIVASMNDALNESGVALVTGDTKVMEKGSLDKVMINTAGIGVVETVVRDCGLQVGDVIIVSGTLGDHGFAVLASREGFEFGDQIISDVAPLSGMVQEAMKAGCIHAMKDPTRGGFASAINEMARKSDVQVRISEEALPIRSAVKSASMLLGIDPLEVANEGKVVMGVKAEDAEKILDALKSHKYGKDAAIVGRVVSGKGVIMETAAGGERFIETPLGDPVPRVC; the protein is encoded by the coding sequence ATGAAAGTAACACTGATGCACGGAGCCGGCGGCGAAGTGATGGGTGAGGTGATAGACATCGTCTCAAAGATCACCAATAAGAACGCCGGAGGAATCGGTCTTGAATCACTTGATGACGGAGCTGTTATCCCGATAGGAAACTCCCAGGTCGTCTTCACAACAGATTCACACATTGTCCGTCCTCTCTTTTTCCCGGGAGGAGATATCGGCAGGATCTCGGTCTGTGGGACTATCAATGATATCGCTATGATGGGTGGAAAACCGATCGCAATTTCCTGTGGGTTGGTTCTTGAGGAAGGATTTGAGTTTGAGGATATCAACCGGATTGTTGCCTCAATGAATGATGCCCTCAATGAATCCGGTGTAGCCCTCGTTACCGGTGATACCAAGGTAATGGAGAAAGGCAGTCTTGATAAGGTCATGATCAACACTGCTGGTATCGGTGTGGTAGAAACTGTGGTCCGTGACTGTGGCCTGCAGGTCGGTGACGTGATCATTGTTTCCGGTACCCTGGGTGATCATGGGTTTGCGGTCCTTGCGAGCCGTGAGGGATTCGAGTTTGGCGATCAGATAATCTCAGATGTTGCCCCTCTTTCCGGGATGGTGCAGGAAGCAATGAAAGCAGGTTGTATTCATGCAATGAAGGATCCCACCCGTGGGGGATTTGCAAGTGCGATCAATGAGATGGCTCGAAAGTCAGATGTCCAGGTACGGATATCCGAAGAAGCCCTGCCGATCCGGTCTGCAGTGAAGAGTGCCTCAATGCTGCTTGGTATTGATCCACTCGAAGTTGCCAATGAAGGAAAGGTTGTTATGGGAGTTAAGGCTGAAGATGCTGAAAAGATCCTTGATGCCCTTAAGTCTCATAAATATGGAAAAGATGCTGCAATAGTTGGAAGAGTGGTTTCAGGAAAGGGAGTAATCATGGAGACCGCTGCTGGTGGTGAGAGGTTTATTGAGACCCCCCTTGGTGATCCGGTTCCGAGGGTGTGTTAG
- a CDS encoding OBG GTPase family GTP-binding protein — MAGIEDQIKEIEDEIQKTVYNKATSKHIGRLKAKLAKMKEDAVNRAMKAGGGGEGYSVKKSGDATVVLVGFPSTGKSTLLNKLTGTESETGAYAFTTLTVVPGALEHKGAKIQLLDIPGLIAGAAMGKGRGKEVIAVVRTADMIVILVDVFNEKHVDVLIRELYDAGIRINVPEPDITIKKTSRGGVRLNAVGTLDLDIEEVRSILTENRIASADILIRGNATQDDLIDALMGSRVYVPAIVVVNKIDLIDEAERTRIEADLTERFEMSPVMISAAAGYHMEELKDAIYDSLGFMRLYLKPVAGPADLDEPLIMRLGAKVEDVCHKLHRDFYDKFRYARIWGDSVKHEAQRVGLTHTLADEDILQIIIER, encoded by the coding sequence ATGGCAGGAATTGAGGATCAAATAAAAGAAATAGAGGACGAGATCCAGAAAACTGTCTATAATAAAGCTACTTCCAAGCACATCGGGCGGCTGAAGGCCAAGCTTGCCAAGATGAAAGAGGATGCTGTCAACCGTGCAATGAAAGCCGGTGGCGGTGGCGAGGGATATTCAGTAAAAAAATCCGGAGATGCAACCGTCGTTCTCGTGGGTTTCCCGTCAACTGGTAAGTCCACTCTTTTAAATAAACTGACCGGGACCGAGAGTGAGACTGGCGCATATGCATTTACGACCCTGACAGTAGTACCTGGAGCTCTCGAACATAAGGGGGCAAAGATTCAGCTTCTTGATATTCCCGGTCTTATTGCCGGTGCTGCGATGGGCAAAGGGCGTGGGAAAGAAGTAATTGCTGTTGTCAGAACAGCAGATATGATCGTTATCCTCGTAGACGTTTTCAACGAGAAACACGTGGATGTTCTGATTCGTGAACTATACGATGCAGGGATCAGAATCAATGTGCCAGAGCCTGATATTACTATCAAAAAAACTTCACGCGGCGGTGTCAGGCTCAATGCTGTTGGTACACTTGATCTTGATATCGAGGAAGTACGATCAATTCTTACTGAGAACCGGATTGCAAGTGCTGACATCCTCATCCGTGGCAACGCAACCCAGGATGATCTTATTGATGCCTTGATGGGAAGCAGGGTGTATGTACCTGCTATCGTAGTCGTCAACAAGATCGATCTTATTGACGAAGCAGAACGTACACGGATTGAGGCTGACCTTACTGAACGGTTTGAGATGAGTCCGGTGATGATTTCAGCTGCTGCCGGATATCACATGGAAGAACTCAAGGATGCGATTTACGACAGCCTTGGATTCATGCGTCTGTATCTTAAACCGGTTGCCGGACCAGCTGATCTGGATGAACCCCTGATTATGAGACTCGGGGCAAAAGTGGAAGATGTCTGCCACAAACTTCATCGTGATTTCTACGATAAATTCAGGTATGCAAGGATATGGGGGGATTCAGTCAAGCACGAGGCTCAACGTGTCGGGCTTACCCATACTCTTGCAGATGAGGATATACTCCAGATTATCATTGAGCGGTAA